One window from the genome of Nicotiana tomentosiformis chromosome 5, ASM39032v3, whole genome shotgun sequence encodes:
- the LOC138892301 gene encoding uncharacterized protein — MGQRHPGFSWSSPGGTTNAWQQNNSRPQGQGALAYQNQQRQQFQPQQPIQSGLEDLMKAFIIKTDERPDAHGAAIKEIGTLPIDTKENPKETVNAVTLRSGQVLKDPTPIQDNVILEKESGKQLKNDVDKKMKAPMKIEKKKKEETSRREEPEDSKNMPALPSPQKLCREKLDKHFEKFLDVLKQVHVNFPFTKVLSPMPAYAKFLKEILTNKRKIEETSVVKLIEHLVNMEENKEIPLILGRPFLTIGRAILDIHERKLMLRVGEETVTFDMNVAKGAQKETSAASVEWKVKGSK; from the exons atgggtcagaggcaccctggtttttcatggagttcacctggaggtACTACGAATgcttggcaacaaaataactctagaccgcaGGGACAAGGAGCTTTAGCATACCAAAATCAAcagaggcagcaatttcagcctcaacaacccattcagtctggtctagaggatctaatgaaggcattcattatcaagacagatgagaggccGGACGCtcatggagcagctatcaaagaaatAG GTACTCTCCCCATTGATACAAAAGAGAATCCTAAAGAAACGGTGAATGctgtgaccttgagaagtgggcaagtgttgaaagatcccaccccgatccaaGATAATGTGATACTTGAAAAGGAAAGTGGGAAGCAGCTGAAaaatgatgttgataaaaagatGAAGGCCCCGATGaaaattgagaagaaaaagaaggaagaaaCTTCGAGAAGAGAGGAACCTGAAGATAGCAAGaatatgcctgctttaccttcccctcaaaagctatgtagagaaaagctggacaagcactttgagaaatttttggatgtgctaaaACAGGTTCATGTGAACTTTCCATTCACAAAAGTGCTCTCACCAAtgcctgcttatgccaaattcttgaaggagatccttacaaataaaaggaaaatcgaggagacctcagtggtcaagctcatagAGCATT tggtgaatatggaggagaacaaggagatccccctcatcctaggaagaccattcttaacaATAGGTAGagctatattagatatacacgagaggaaactcatgcttagagtgggtgaggagacggtgACGTTTGATATGAATGTAGCAAAGGGGGCACAAAAAGAAACATCAGCTGctagtgttgagtggaaagtgaagggctcgaaaTAG